From a region of the Chloroflexota bacterium genome:
- a CDS encoding penicillin-insensitive murein endopeptidase: protein MKALVWRIASFTLIFGITLGSIGSAQAFSAAFFHTISKGNRGTDVKAMQYLLNISADGVFGSGTESSVKSFQSSRGLGADGIVGPNTWGELIVTVRRGDNGNAVKAIQTLLNAKRNAGLTVDGAFGAGTEIAVKSFQSHAGLSADGVVGPTTWKNLIWHYEYTDFSANICDQDPDSNGNANWGVASTVAQIEAAASDFVGYGKGKVPLGDISFEHGGDIPGHASHETGLDVDLWPIRTDGKQCTGSRITWQSSTYDRAATRNLVKAIRAAAPNQITVIYFNDPVLISEGLTTSYPNHDNHLHIRFK, encoded by the coding sequence ATGAAAGCTTTAGTTTGGCGAATTGCTAGTTTTACCTTGATTTTTGGAATTACACTTGGTTCAATTGGCTCGGCGCAGGCATTTTCAGCGGCATTTTTCCATACCATTAGCAAAGGCAATCGTGGCACTGATGTCAAAGCTATGCAATATTTGCTCAATATTAGTGCCGATGGTGTGTTTGGCTCAGGCACAGAAAGCTCAGTCAAGAGTTTTCAATCAAGTCGCGGCCTTGGGGCTGATGGGATTGTTGGGCCAAATACATGGGGCGAGTTGATTGTAACTGTGCGCCGCGGCGATAATGGTAACGCGGTCAAGGCTATTCAAACCTTGTTGAATGCCAAACGCAACGCTGGCCTAACCGTCGATGGTGCATTTGGGGCTGGTACTGAGATCGCTGTCAAGAGTTTTCAGAGCCATGCTGGCCTCAGTGCCGATGGTGTAGTTGGCCCAACCACTTGGAAGAACTTAATTTGGCATTATGAATATACCGATTTCAGTGCCAATATCTGCGATCAAGACCCCGATAGCAACGGCAACGCCAACTGGGGTGTTGCCTCAACTGTGGCCCAAATTGAAGCAGCCGCTAGTGATTTTGTTGGTTATGGCAAGGGTAAAGTGCCGCTTGGCGATATTAGTTTTGAGCATGGCGGCGATATTCCTGGCCATGCCTCGCACGAAACTGGCCTTGATGTTGATCTTTGGCCAATTCGCACCGATGGCAAGCAATGCACTGGTAGTCGAATTACTTGGCAATCGAGCACCTACGATCGCGCTGCTACCCGTAATTTGGTCAAAGCCATTCGTGCTGCTGCACCTAACCAAATTACTGTGATCTACTTCAATGATCCGGTGTTGATTAGCGAAGGTTTGACCACTTCCTATCCCAATCACGATAATCATTTACACATTCGCTTTAAATAA